The following coding sequences lie in one Spinacia oleracea cultivar Varoflay chromosome 1, BTI_SOV_V1, whole genome shotgun sequence genomic window:
- the LOC110778491 gene encoding uncharacterized protein, whose amino-acid sequence MVNIILCLTLFSLSLINASLATNPENSHNSNNQNQKNNPKRKTEIGVYELKKGNITIKVTNYGATVISVLLPDKNGKLGDVVLGYDLPKDYVNDTTYFGAVVGRVANRIGGAKYTYKGVNYKLIANEGKNILHGGPKGFSRVIWEVDQYYPNAPSPSIRFSYSSFDGEEGFPGNLKVKVTYKIIQGNHLSVAMTAKPSNKATPVNLAQHTYWNLGGHNSGNILEHDVQIFASQITPVDDQLIPTGKFEQVKGTPFDFLKSHAVGNKINDLPAGYDINYVLDVAKNLGPKTRVAIVKEKKSGRVMELWADKPGVQFYTGNKLSNVTGKGGYVYGPHAALCLETQGFPDSVNHPNFPSVMVSPGEKYKHHMLFKFSTMK is encoded by the exons ATGGTTAACATCATATTATGTTTAACTCTGTTTTCTCTAAGTTTAATCAATGCGAGTTTAGCAACTAATCCTGAAAATTCCCACAATTCTAACaaccaaaatcaaaaaaataaccCAAAAAGAAAGACAGAGATTGGAGTTTATGAGCTAAAGAAGGGAAACATCACGATTAAGGTCACTAATTATGGTGCTACTGTCATCTCCGTCCTTCTACCCGACAAAAATG GAAAGCTGGGTGATGTGGTTCTCGGGTATGACTTGCCTAAGGATTATGTG AATGATACAACATACTTCGGTGCTGTAGTTGGGCGAGTCGCTAACAGAATCGGTGGTGCCAAATATACTTACAAAGGGGTAAACTACAAACTCATTGCAAATGAGGGGAAAAACATTCTTCATG GTGGCCCAAAAGGATTCAGTCGCGTTATCTGGGAGGTAGACCAGTACTACCCGAATGCTCCTTCTCCCTCTATTAGGTTCAGTTACTCCAGTTTTGATGGAGAGGAAG GTTTCCCTGGTAATCTCAAGGTAAAAGTGACATACAAGATAATACAAGGAAACCATCTGTCAGTCGCAATGACAGCAAAACCATCGAACAAGGCAACTCCAGTTAATCTAGCCCAACATACATACTGGAACCTTGGAGGTCACAACAGTGGAAATATTCTAGAACATGATGTTCAAATCTTTGCTTCCCAAATCACTCCTGTAGATGATCAACTCATCCCAACTGGCAAATTCGAGCAAGTTAAGGGAACGCCATTTGATTTCCTCAAATCCCATGCTGTTGGAAACAAGATTAATGATCTTCCAGCAGGGTATGATATAAACTACGTGCTTGACGTTGCTAAGAATCTTGGTCCTAAGACACGAGTTGCTATAGTAAAAGAGAAAAAATCAGGAAGGGTGATGGAATTGTGGGCAGACAAGCCTGGAGTACAGTTTTATACAGGCAACAAGCTGAGTAACGTGACAGGTAAAGGTGGATATGTGTACGGACCTCATGCTGCTTTGTGTTTAGAGACTCAGGGGTTCCCTGATTCAGTTAATCATCCTAATTTCCCTTCTGTGATGGTTTCCCCTGGTGAAAAGTACAAGCACCATATGTTGTTCAAGTTttcaaccatgaaatga
- the LOC130464852 gene encoding uncharacterized protein codes for MLQELGFPDKFVKWVMACLCSVSYSIMVNGFPSKPIPAKKGLRQGDPKSPFLFAIGIKYLSRCLSLLGQSKEFKFHPRCKRIDLTHLMFADDLLMFARGDDASVSLLFDAFSKFSAASGLEANMMKSELYLAGVPDSVALSILAKIGIPRGSFPFRYLGVPLSTKKLSFTDCKPLIEKTVARIFIMPKKVLKEIQRICRCFLWTGAEGNSRKALIAWDQLCLHKICGGWNLKDLPLWNKSAVAKHCWALSLKADKLWVKWIHTYYVKHNDFWTMPIPNGLSWSLKKIWQQKKTLSNSGDLQQFVTAGRFKIQRMYNHLRQQGESVGWKRIVCNSHASPKSIFIVWLALQDRLATKERLRRWNVIADSVCCLCHSTDESRDHLFFACSFASDIWNQVLQRSGIHRTVGAWNDEVQWVQKVSRSTRSNARMCNSLFCETVYSIWLARNSKVFSNQLDSSLSIVNRILFRVACNS; via the exons ATGTTGCAAGAACTGGGATTCCCTGATAAGTTTGTCAAATGGGTTATGGCTTGCTTGTGTTCAGTGTCTTATTCTATTATGGTGAATGGTTTTCCTTCCAAGCCAATCCCTGCTAAGAAAGGGTTGAGGCAGGGTGATCCAAAGTCACCATTCCTGTTTGCAATAGGAATAAAATACCTGTCTAGATGCTTATCCTTACTTGGACAATCCAAAGAGTTCAAGTTTCATCCAAGATGTAAAAGAATTGATCTGACTCacttgatgtttgcagatgatttaCTAATGTTTGCTAGGGGAGATGATGCTTCTGTTTCCCTCCTTTTTGATGCTTTTTCTAAGTTTTCTGCTGCTTCTGGGTTGGAAGCTAACATGATGAAGAGTGAACTGTATTTGGCTGGTGTACCTGATTCTGTAGCTCTCAGTATTCTAGCTAAGATTGGTATACCTAGGGGTTCTTTTCCTTTTAGATACCTTGGTGTCCCTCTCTCAACTAAGAAATTGAGCTTTACAGACTGCAAGCCTTTGATTGAGAAGACTGTAGCAAGG ATATTCATTATGCCTAAGAAGGTGTTGAAAGAAATTCAAAGAATTTGTAGATGTTTTCTATGGACTGGAGCTGAAGGGAATTCCAGGAAAGCTCTTATTGCTTGGGATCAATTGTGTTTACACAAAATCTGTGGGGGTTGGAATCTTAAAGATTTACCTTTGTGGAACAAATCAGCTGTTGCTAAACATTGTTGGGCTTTATCTTTGAAAGCTGATAAGCTATGGGTGAAATGGATTCACACCTACTATGTGAAGCATAATGACTTTTGGACCATGCCAATCCCTAATGGGCTGTCTTGGTCTTTGAAGAAGATTTGGCAGCAAAAGAAGACTCTGAGTAACTCTGGTGATTTGCAACAGTTTGTAACTGCAGGAAGATTTAAGATTCAGAGAATGTATAATCATTTGAGACAGCAAGGGGAGTCTGTGGGGTGGAAGAGGATTGTTTGCAACAGTCATGCTAGCCCTAAAAGTATTTTTATTGTGTGGTTGGCTCTGCAGGACAGACTTGCAACTAAGGAAAGGCTGAGAAGATGGAATGTTATAGCTGATAGTGTGTGTTGCCTTTGTCACAGCACAGATGAAAGTAGGGATCACCTTTTCTTTGCCTGCAGTTTTGCATCTGATATTTGGAATCAGGTTCTGCAGAGAAGTGGAATTCATAGAACTGTTGGAGCTTGGAATGATGAAGTGCAGTGGGTGCAGAAAGTAAGCAGAAGTACTAGAAGTAATGCTAGAATGTGTAATAGTTTGTTTTGTGAAACTGTGTATTCTATCTGGCTAGCTAGGAACTCTAAAGTGTTCTCTAACCAGTTAGATAGTAGTTTAAGTATTGTAAACAGAATTCTGTTTAGGGTAGCTTGTAATAGCTAG
- the LOC110778492 gene encoding uncharacterized protein isoform X2, whose translation MVLSLCASPIQILNLLPLPTFSSRKWENCRLQTGNFYSIYNSSRNGKKISLQLDCCLKMGSNVLANKTSRESKLVWIWTENKHVMTTAVERGLSTFVFDVNSKELAKDWSSIAMINPLYVKDGALLDTENRSVASFFEISSPQQLDQMLLIDESEITVIHFLDWQVIPAENIIAAIQGNKKRVLAVAETFSEAQNFLEALEHGLGGVVLKVQDVETVLQLKEYLDRKSESGNCLTLIKAKVNQVQMAGMGDRVCVDLCSLMKPGEGLLVGSFARGLFLVHSECLETDYIASRPFRVNAGPVHSYVSVPGGKTCYLSELKAGKEVLVVDQNGQQRTAIVGRVKIETRPLVLVEAKGSDQTSYSILLQNAETVGFVSIDGGWSSAQWDRDSGIYCRKVKRLMKI comes from the exons ATGGTACTTTCGTTGTGTGCTTCGCCCATCCAAATTCTGAATCTTCTCCCGCTACCAACTTTCAGTTCAA GGAAATGGGAAAATTGCAGATTACAAACTGGGAATTTCTACTCGATTTACAATAGTTCCAGAAATGGTAAGAAAATCAGTTTGCAATTGGATTGTTGTTTGAAAATGGGTTCGAATGTTCTGGCAAATAAGACAAGTAGAGAATCGAAGTTGGTTTGGATTTGGACAGAGAATAAGCATGTGATGACAACTGCAGTTGAGAGAGGATTGAGCACCTTCGTTTTTGATGTCAATTCTAAAGAGCTTGCCAAAGACTGGTCTT CAATTGCAATGATAAATCCTCTATATGTCAAAGACGGAGCACTGTTAGACACGGAAAATAGAAGTGTAGCCTCATTCTTTGAGATATCATCTCCTCAACAGTTAGACCAGATGCTTCTTATTGATGAGTCTGAGATCACTGTCATTCATTTTCTAGATTGGCAG GTGATACCTGCAGAGAACATCATTGCAGCTATCCAAGGAAATAAAAAGAGAGTTTTAGCTGTGGCTGAAACTTTTTCTGAGGCCCAAAATTTCCTAGAG GCACTGGAACATGGTCTCGGTGGCGTTGTTTTGAAAGTTCAAGATGTTGAAACAGTTCTCCAATTAAAG GAATATCTTGACAGGAAAAGTGAGAGCGGAAATTGTTTGACACTAATAAAAGCGAAGGTAAATCAAGTACAAATGGCTGGAATGGGTGACCGTGTTTGTGTGGATCTCTGTAGCCTTATGAAACCGGGAGAAGGACTTCTG GTGGGCTCCTTTGCTCGAGGACTTTTTCTTGTTCATTCCGAGTGCCTGGAGACTGATTACATTGCTAGTCGGCCTTTTCGAGTTAATGCG GGACCTGTGCATTCATATGTTTCTGTTCCCGGTGGAAAGACTTGCTACTTATCTGAGCTAAAAGCAGGGAAAGAGGTGCTTGTGGTTGACCAGAATGGACAGCAGAGAACTGCAATTGTTGGTCGTGTTAAAATAGAGACCAGACCGTTGGTCCTTGTAGAAGCAAAG GGTAGTGATCAAACTTCGTACAGTATACTCCTACAGAATGCTGAAACAGTTGGTTTTGTTTCCATTGATGGAG GGTGGAGCTCGGCACAATGGGATAGAGATTCAGGAATTTATTGTAGAAAAGTAAAGAGGTTGATGAAAATCTGA
- the LOC110778492 gene encoding uncharacterized protein isoform X3 — protein sequence MGSNVLANKTSRESKLVWIWTENKHVMTTAVERGLSTFVFDVNSKELAKDWSSIAMINPLYVKDGALLDTENRSVASFFEISSPQQLDQMLLIDESEITVIHFLDWQVIPAENIIAAIQGNKKRVLAVAETFSEAQNFLEALEHGLGGVVLKVQDVETVLQLKEYLDRKSESGNCLTLIKAKVNQVQMAGMGDRVCVDLCSLMKPGEGLLVGSFARGLFLVHSECLETDYIASRPFRVNAGPVHSYVSVPGGKTCYLSELKAGKEVLVVDQNGQQRTAIVGRVKIETRPLVLVEAKGSDQTSYSILLQNAETVGFVSIDGGHCSERSAVSVTSLKIGDEVLVKVQGGARHNGIEIQEFIVEK from the exons ATGGGTTCGAATGTTCTGGCAAATAAGACAAGTAGAGAATCGAAGTTGGTTTGGATTTGGACAGAGAATAAGCATGTGATGACAACTGCAGTTGAGAGAGGATTGAGCACCTTCGTTTTTGATGTCAATTCTAAAGAGCTTGCCAAAGACTGGTCTT CAATTGCAATGATAAATCCTCTATATGTCAAAGACGGAGCACTGTTAGACACGGAAAATAGAAGTGTAGCCTCATTCTTTGAGATATCATCTCCTCAACAGTTAGACCAGATGCTTCTTATTGATGAGTCTGAGATCACTGTCATTCATTTTCTAGATTGGCAG GTGATACCTGCAGAGAACATCATTGCAGCTATCCAAGGAAATAAAAAGAGAGTTTTAGCTGTGGCTGAAACTTTTTCTGAGGCCCAAAATTTCCTAGAG GCACTGGAACATGGTCTCGGTGGCGTTGTTTTGAAAGTTCAAGATGTTGAAACAGTTCTCCAATTAAAG GAATATCTTGACAGGAAAAGTGAGAGCGGAAATTGTTTGACACTAATAAAAGCGAAGGTAAATCAAGTACAAATGGCTGGAATGGGTGACCGTGTTTGTGTGGATCTCTGTAGCCTTATGAAACCGGGAGAAGGACTTCTG GTGGGCTCCTTTGCTCGAGGACTTTTTCTTGTTCATTCCGAGTGCCTGGAGACTGATTACATTGCTAGTCGGCCTTTTCGAGTTAATGCG GGACCTGTGCATTCATATGTTTCTGTTCCCGGTGGAAAGACTTGCTACTTATCTGAGCTAAAAGCAGGGAAAGAGGTGCTTGTGGTTGACCAGAATGGACAGCAGAGAACTGCAATTGTTGGTCGTGTTAAAATAGAGACCAGACCGTTGGTCCTTGTAGAAGCAAAG GGTAGTGATCAAACTTCGTACAGTATACTCCTACAGAATGCTGAAACAGTTGGTTTTGTTTCCATTGATGGAG GACATTGTTCTGAAAGAAGTGCAGTTTCCGTGACTTCTCTGAAAATTGGTGATGAAGTTTTGGTCAAAGTGCAGGGTGGAGCTCGGCACAATGGGATAGAGATTCAGGAATTTATTGTAGAAAAGTAA
- the LOC110778492 gene encoding uncharacterized protein isoform X1, translating to MVLSLCASPIQILNLLPLPTFSSRKWENCRLQTGNFYSIYNSSRNGKKISLQLDCCLKMGSNVLANKTSRESKLVWIWTENKHVMTTAVERGLSTFVFDVNSKELAKDWSSIAMINPLYVKDGALLDTENRSVASFFEISSPQQLDQMLLIDESEITVIHFLDWQVIPAENIIAAIQGNKKRVLAVAETFSEAQNFLEALEHGLGGVVLKVQDVETVLQLKEYLDRKSESGNCLTLIKAKVNQVQMAGMGDRVCVDLCSLMKPGEGLLVGSFARGLFLVHSECLETDYIASRPFRVNAGPVHSYVSVPGGKTCYLSELKAGKEVLVVDQNGQQRTAIVGRVKIETRPLVLVEAKGSDQTSYSILLQNAETVGFVSIDGGHCSERSAVSVTSLKIGDEVLVKVQGGARHNGIEIQEFIVEK from the exons ATGGTACTTTCGTTGTGTGCTTCGCCCATCCAAATTCTGAATCTTCTCCCGCTACCAACTTTCAGTTCAA GGAAATGGGAAAATTGCAGATTACAAACTGGGAATTTCTACTCGATTTACAATAGTTCCAGAAATGGTAAGAAAATCAGTTTGCAATTGGATTGTTGTTTGAAAATGGGTTCGAATGTTCTGGCAAATAAGACAAGTAGAGAATCGAAGTTGGTTTGGATTTGGACAGAGAATAAGCATGTGATGACAACTGCAGTTGAGAGAGGATTGAGCACCTTCGTTTTTGATGTCAATTCTAAAGAGCTTGCCAAAGACTGGTCTT CAATTGCAATGATAAATCCTCTATATGTCAAAGACGGAGCACTGTTAGACACGGAAAATAGAAGTGTAGCCTCATTCTTTGAGATATCATCTCCTCAACAGTTAGACCAGATGCTTCTTATTGATGAGTCTGAGATCACTGTCATTCATTTTCTAGATTGGCAG GTGATACCTGCAGAGAACATCATTGCAGCTATCCAAGGAAATAAAAAGAGAGTTTTAGCTGTGGCTGAAACTTTTTCTGAGGCCCAAAATTTCCTAGAG GCACTGGAACATGGTCTCGGTGGCGTTGTTTTGAAAGTTCAAGATGTTGAAACAGTTCTCCAATTAAAG GAATATCTTGACAGGAAAAGTGAGAGCGGAAATTGTTTGACACTAATAAAAGCGAAGGTAAATCAAGTACAAATGGCTGGAATGGGTGACCGTGTTTGTGTGGATCTCTGTAGCCTTATGAAACCGGGAGAAGGACTTCTG GTGGGCTCCTTTGCTCGAGGACTTTTTCTTGTTCATTCCGAGTGCCTGGAGACTGATTACATTGCTAGTCGGCCTTTTCGAGTTAATGCG GGACCTGTGCATTCATATGTTTCTGTTCCCGGTGGAAAGACTTGCTACTTATCTGAGCTAAAAGCAGGGAAAGAGGTGCTTGTGGTTGACCAGAATGGACAGCAGAGAACTGCAATTGTTGGTCGTGTTAAAATAGAGACCAGACCGTTGGTCCTTGTAGAAGCAAAG GGTAGTGATCAAACTTCGTACAGTATACTCCTACAGAATGCTGAAACAGTTGGTTTTGTTTCCATTGATGGAG GACATTGTTCTGAAAGAAGTGCAGTTTCCGTGACTTCTCTGAAAATTGGTGATGAAGTTTTGGTCAAAGTGCAGGGTGGAGCTCGGCACAATGGGATAGAGATTCAGGAATTTATTGTAGAAAAGTAA